A stretch of Metabacillus sp. FJAT-52054 DNA encodes these proteins:
- a CDS encoding NCS2 family permease, which produces MRLNRLLDQFFKLTERKTTVKREFLAALTTFVTVSYIILVNPVILSEAGIPKEAALAATIFGIVITSMIMGLWANLPIVIGPGMGLNAFFTYTVVLKQGLSWETALGAVFISGLCFFLLSIFGISEKVVKAIPKTLKASITAGIGLFIAFIGLKNGGIVVPDEATFVALGDMTNIGTILAISGIVLTAVLTALNVRGGIILSILIISAASMVLGNSPSPQGISDFLSFQIPSIEPTFMAMDLKAAIGYGILSIIFSFTIVELFDTLATLIGLTKKANLTDEHGNVPNMNRALTTGAFGTMVSAVLGSTAMNTYVENATGIAAGARTGLKAIFAALLFLLTLLFAPLIQFIPSVATAPALIIIGAFMLTELKEVDFDDLTELIPAFLALIMMPLTYSIAEGVAFGFLSYTLIKLFTGRAKELHWLMYLISAAFIVNFFLIG; this is translated from the coding sequence ATGAGGTTGAACAGGCTACTTGATCAATTTTTTAAATTAACAGAGCGCAAAACGACCGTAAAGAGAGAATTTCTTGCTGCCCTTACGACATTTGTGACTGTAAGCTATATTATCCTTGTAAATCCTGTGATTTTATCTGAGGCAGGCATTCCGAAAGAAGCAGCCCTCGCTGCGACCATATTCGGTATTGTCATTACAAGTATGATTATGGGATTATGGGCAAATCTCCCAATTGTAATCGGACCCGGCATGGGACTTAATGCATTTTTTACATATACCGTTGTTTTAAAGCAGGGACTTTCATGGGAAACCGCTCTCGGCGCCGTATTTATTTCGGGTCTATGCTTTTTCCTTCTTTCAATCTTCGGAATCAGTGAAAAAGTTGTTAAAGCCATACCTAAAACACTTAAAGCATCCATTACAGCCGGAATTGGATTATTTATCGCTTTCATCGGATTAAAAAACGGCGGAATTGTTGTCCCGGATGAAGCCACTTTTGTTGCTTTAGGGGATATGACGAATATTGGAACGATCCTTGCCATTTCAGGAATCGTTCTCACAGCCGTATTAACTGCGCTGAATGTAAGAGGCGGAATTATTTTGTCCATCCTGATCATCTCGGCAGCATCGATGGTGCTGGGAAATTCACCATCACCTCAAGGCATTTCTGATTTTCTTTCCTTCCAGATCCCGTCGATTGAACCGACGTTTATGGCAATGGACCTTAAAGCTGCCATCGGTTACGGAATCCTTTCCATCATCTTCTCTTTCACGATTGTGGAACTGTTTGATACCCTTGCAACCCTCATTGGATTGACGAAAAAAGCAAATCTGACCGATGAACATGGCAACGTTCCTAATATGAACCGCGCTCTAACAACAGGAGCATTTGGAACAATGGTAAGTGCTGTGCTGGGAAGTACGGCGATGAACACTTACGTAGAAAATGCCACCGGGATAGCAGCAGGTGCAAGAACTGGCTTAAAGGCGATTTTCGCTGCCCTTTTATTCCTGCTTACACTGCTGTTCGCGCCGCTTATTCAATTTATTCCGAGTGTCGCCACAGCACCTGCGCTCATCATCATCGGAGCTTTTATGCTGACAGAGCTGAAAGAAGTAGACTTCGATGATTTAACAGAATTGATCCCGGCGTTCCTTGCATTAATTATGATGCCCCTCACTTACTCAATAGCTGAGGGAGTGGCCTTTGGATTTCTTTCTTACACGCTGATCAAACTCTTCACGGGACGTGCAAAAGAACTGCATTGGCTCATGTATCTGATTTCAGCAGCATTTATCGTTAATTTCTTTTTAATCGGCTAA
- a CDS encoding MoxR family ATPase, producing the protein MKLNLPEAIRAKIQRTSASSEMDASLIGGGGFITGDSSIIEDAVIALALGKNVLLKGPTGSGKTKLAETISYLFNRSMHSINCSVDLDAEALLGYKTISTAGGSTSIEFVPGPVINAMKKGHFLYIDEINMAKPETLPILNGVLDYRKMITNPFTGEVVKGSEAFGVIAAINEGYVGTVPLNEALKNRFVIIDVPYIQGEELRQIITNQSGLEDPILINLFVRLSADLITQVKNGQVSEEAASIRALLDTCDLAAFIPPMRAIERGIAEKVEDEREKAAIRNIAETLFE; encoded by the coding sequence ATGAAATTAAATTTGCCTGAAGCCATTCGGGCTAAAATACAAAGAACATCTGCATCATCTGAAATGGATGCTTCACTAATTGGCGGAGGAGGATTCATCACAGGAGATTCCTCTATAATTGAGGACGCCGTCATCGCCCTGGCCCTCGGAAAAAATGTCCTGCTGAAAGGGCCGACCGGATCAGGAAAAACAAAGCTGGCAGAGACGATTTCTTACTTATTCAACCGATCTATGCACAGCATAAATTGTTCCGTCGATCTTGATGCAGAAGCGCTATTAGGCTATAAAACAATCAGCACAGCCGGAGGAAGCACGTCGATTGAATTTGTTCCGGGACCCGTAATCAATGCAATGAAAAAAGGACATTTCCTGTACATAGATGAAATCAACATGGCAAAACCTGAGACTTTGCCCATTCTGAACGGGGTTCTCGATTACCGCAAAATGATTACAAATCCATTTACTGGCGAAGTGGTAAAAGGATCCGAAGCATTTGGAGTAATCGCCGCGATTAATGAAGGGTATGTAGGAACGGTTCCTTTAAATGAAGCATTAAAGAATCGTTTTGTTATCATTGATGTTCCATACATCCAAGGGGAAGAGCTCCGTCAAATTATTACGAATCAATCGGGACTCGAGGATCCGATCCTGATCAATTTATTTGTCAGGCTTTCAGCAGATTTAATTACTCAGGTTAAAAATGGACAGGTATCAGAAGAAGCTGCTTCCATACGAGCTCTTCTTGATACGTGCGATCTCGCTGCATTTATCCCTCCCATGCGCGCTATTGAGCGCGGAATTGCAGAAAAGGTCGAGGATGAACGGGAAAAAGCGGCTATCCGCAATATTGCAGAAACGTTATTTGAGTGA
- the sucA gene encoding 2-oxoglutarate dehydrogenase E1 component, producing the protein MSQTKSKLNVTWEDFHGPNLGYVMDLYDQFSENPESVDADLQELFQHLGHPPDKGSAASVQAAPVSKQSIADFGPEKIVKIASAVKLAEDIRTYGHLNASIFPIEGMGDRQDLLSIEAYGLSEEDLKEIPFSVLCEDAPSSVKNGYDAILHLKESYKKSLSFEFDHVHRFEEKNWLKRMVETGDLFKPHSKEKRKALLKRLFEVDGFEKYLHKTFVGQKRFSIEGLDMLVPVLDEMVQNAVENGTKTINIGMAHRGRLNVLAHVLGKPYEIIFSEFQHAPNKDLVPSEGSTGINYGWSGDVKYHLGADRQIKEENMVRARITLANNPSHLEYIDPIVEGFTRAAQENREVSGFPEIDTSKALAILIHGDAAFPGEGIVAETLNLSQLKGYQTGGTIHIIANNMIGFTTESSDSRSTRYASDLAKGYEIPIIHVNADDPEACLAAAYLASEYRRIFKKDFLIDLIGYRRFGHNEMDEPMTTQPQLYSKIKAHETVKALYSKSLTDDQVLSEEEVAALEEEVQNKFETAYKKVPDKKVAQVHEIQLPETISHGIPQIETAVDISDIRSINRSLVEWPEDFKVFGKLQRILERRASVLEEDHKVEWGLAEALAFGSILLDGTPIRLSGQDSERGTFAQRNLVLHDSETGSVYSPLHQLDQTKASFAVHNSPLSEGSVIGFEYGYNVFSPETLVLWEAQYGDFANAAQVFFDQFISAGRAKWGQKSGLVMLLPHGYEGQGPEHSSGRLERYLQLAAENNWTVANLTSAAQYFHILRRQAKILQMEEVRPLVIMTPKSLLRNPNTVSDVQELSSGSFKKVLEQSGMGGEHKAVTRVVLCSGKLAIDISDKVRQSEENTDWLHVLRVEELYPYPQKEVESILSRYENLKEIIWVQEEPQNMGAWTYIEPKLRESAPSGADVSYIGRTRRSSTAEGDPTVHKKDQERIITQAITRN; encoded by the coding sequence ATGTCGCAAACCAAGTCAAAGCTCAACGTTACATGGGAAGACTTCCATGGCCCTAACCTTGGCTATGTCATGGATCTGTATGATCAATTTTCTGAAAATCCTGAATCGGTCGACGCTGATTTGCAGGAACTATTTCAACATCTAGGCCACCCGCCGGATAAAGGATCCGCTGCATCAGTTCAGGCAGCTCCAGTTTCCAAGCAGTCAATTGCGGATTTCGGTCCTGAAAAAATCGTCAAAATTGCTTCAGCTGTAAAATTGGCTGAGGATATTCGTACGTATGGACATTTAAATGCTTCCATCTTTCCAATCGAAGGAATGGGCGACAGACAGGATCTGTTAAGCATTGAGGCATACGGTCTTTCAGAAGAGGATTTAAAAGAAATTCCCTTTTCTGTATTATGCGAAGACGCTCCATCCAGCGTAAAGAACGGATATGATGCCATTCTTCATTTAAAAGAAAGCTATAAAAAATCATTGTCTTTCGAATTCGATCATGTTCACCGCTTCGAAGAAAAAAATTGGCTGAAGCGCATGGTGGAAACGGGAGATTTATTTAAACCGCACTCCAAAGAAAAACGCAAAGCACTGCTTAAAAGGCTTTTCGAGGTAGACGGATTTGAAAAATATCTTCATAAAACATTTGTAGGCCAAAAAAGATTCTCCATTGAAGGATTGGATATGCTTGTACCGGTTCTAGATGAAATGGTTCAAAATGCAGTTGAGAACGGAACGAAAACCATCAACATTGGTATGGCGCACAGAGGACGACTTAATGTTCTTGCACATGTGCTTGGCAAACCGTACGAAATTATCTTCTCTGAATTCCAGCATGCACCAAATAAAGACCTTGTCCCTTCTGAAGGTTCGACAGGCATTAACTACGGCTGGAGCGGAGATGTAAAATATCATCTTGGCGCAGACAGACAGATCAAAGAAGAGAATATGGTGAGAGCCCGAATTACCCTTGCGAATAATCCGAGTCATCTGGAATATATTGATCCAATCGTTGAGGGATTCACAAGAGCTGCGCAGGAAAACCGTGAGGTCAGCGGATTTCCGGAAATCGATACAAGCAAAGCTCTGGCTATTCTTATTCACGGTGATGCAGCGTTTCCTGGTGAAGGGATCGTAGCTGAGACATTAAACCTCAGTCAGCTTAAAGGCTATCAGACCGGGGGTACTATTCATATTATCGCCAATAACATGATCGGTTTTACAACTGAAAGCTCGGATTCGAGATCCACACGTTATGCGAGTGATTTGGCAAAAGGATATGAAATTCCAATCATTCATGTAAATGCGGATGATCCTGAAGCGTGTCTTGCTGCTGCCTATCTGGCATCTGAATACAGACGCATTTTCAAAAAAGATTTCCTTATTGACCTAATCGGCTACCGCCGCTTCGGACATAACGAAATGGATGAGCCGATGACGACTCAGCCCCAGCTTTACAGCAAAATTAAAGCACACGAAACAGTGAAGGCACTTTACTCCAAATCTTTAACGGATGATCAGGTTCTTTCTGAAGAAGAAGTAGCTGCCCTAGAAGAGGAAGTACAGAACAAGTTTGAGACCGCATATAAAAAAGTGCCTGACAAAAAGGTGGCACAGGTACATGAGATCCAGCTTCCGGAAACGATTTCTCATGGAATTCCGCAAATCGAGACGGCTGTTGACATCAGTGATATCCGTTCCATCAACCGTTCACTCGTTGAATGGCCTGAAGACTTTAAAGTGTTTGGGAAGCTGCAGCGGATCCTCGAACGCCGTGCAAGTGTGCTTGAAGAGGATCACAAGGTAGAATGGGGACTTGCTGAAGCTCTTGCATTCGGTTCCATTTTGCTTGATGGCACACCCATCCGGTTAAGCGGACAGGATTCAGAGCGGGGAACCTTCGCACAGCGTAATCTTGTATTGCATGACAGCGAAACAGGAAGCGTGTATTCACCGCTTCATCAGCTTGATCAGACGAAAGCATCCTTCGCGGTTCATAACAGCCCGCTTTCTGAAGGCTCGGTCATCGGTTTTGAATATGGCTATAACGTATTCTCTCCTGAAACATTAGTCCTTTGGGAAGCCCAATACGGAGATTTCGCGAATGCTGCTCAAGTATTCTTTGACCAGTTTATCTCTGCGGGCCGTGCAAAATGGGGCCAAAAATCCGGCCTCGTGATGCTGCTTCCGCATGGGTATGAAGGACAGGGACCAGAGCATTCAAGTGGAAGACTGGAACGCTATCTTCAGCTTGCCGCTGAAAACAACTGGACAGTAGCGAACCTTACAAGTGCTGCCCAATACTTCCATATCCTAAGAAGACAAGCTAAAATCCTGCAAATGGAGGAAGTCAGACCGCTCGTGATTATGACTCCGAAAAGCCTGCTTCGCAATCCGAACACGGTTTCGGATGTTCAGGAACTGAGCAGCGGATCCTTTAAAAAGGTGCTTGAGCAATCAGGGATGGGCGGAGAGCACAAGGCTGTTACACGCGTTGTTCTTTGCAGCGGAAAGCTTGCCATTGATATTTCAGATAAAGTACGCCAGTCAGAAGAAAATACAGATTGGCTTCATGTTCTAAGAGTGGAAGAACTTTATCCATATCCGCAAAAAGAAGTGGAATCCATTTTGTCCAGATATGAGAATCTTAAAGAAATCATCTGGGTTCAGGAAGAACCTCAAAATATGGGTGCATGGACGTATATCGAACCTAAACTTCGCGAATCAGCCCCATCAGGAGCTGACGTATCCTATATCGGCAGAACAAGGAGATCCAGTACTGCAGAGGGAGATCCAACTGTTCATAAAAAAGACCAGGAACGCATCATAACACAGGCGATTACACGAAACTAA
- the cdaS gene encoding sporulation-specific diadenylate cyclase CdaS, whose product MSKPEEIVIIDDIKSSIERNLTEIIAGSQKILGELGNSESCLLCELDEINGRFQMIQSSASTFYLQVYLSTYTESFHALASAMQNLSNKHHGGLIIVERGEPVAPYIRNGVNVQAELSASLAESIFYPGNPLHDGAMLVKGDKIVSAANILPLSEISSGGSKLGTRHRAAIGLTEKTDAVVLIVSEETGKMSFAKDGTIYPISTNNL is encoded by the coding sequence ATGAGCAAACCTGAAGAAATTGTCATTATTGATGATATAAAGAGCAGCATTGAACGGAATTTGACCGAAATTATAGCCGGCTCTCAAAAAATTCTTGGGGAACTTGGTAACAGTGAAAGCTGTCTGTTATGTGAACTGGATGAAATCAATGGCCGCTTTCAAATGATTCAATCATCGGCATCCACCTTCTATCTTCAAGTGTATCTGTCAACCTATACTGAAAGCTTCCATGCTCTTGCATCGGCTATGCAAAATTTGTCAAATAAACACCATGGAGGATTAATTATCGTGGAGAGAGGGGAACCGGTTGCTCCTTATATCCGAAATGGGGTAAACGTGCAGGCGGAGCTGTCTGCTTCTCTGGCTGAAAGTATTTTTTATCCTGGAAATCCTCTTCACGACGGGGCCATGCTCGTAAAGGGAGATAAGATTGTATCCGCCGCCAATATTCTTCCATTGTCTGAAATTTCATCAGGCGGAAGCAAACTTGGAACGAGACACAGAGCTGCTATTGGCTTGACGGAAAAAACGGATGCTGTCGTGCTGATTGTTTCGGAGGAAACAGGGAAAATGTCATTTGCAAAGGATGGAACGATTTATCCGATAAGTACAAATAATCTTTAA
- a CDS encoding LysM peptidoglycan-binding domain-containing protein, with protein MNHKVLGLTVTAVAGASFFATAASAESVKVKSGDSLWKIANQYKISQKALKEANQLKSDTIFVGQVLQIPGTGNQNHNGSAEPHKAQAAQNTYKVSKGDSLWLVARKYGMTVNELKTLNALKRDTIFLGQVLKINSNSNPVKPAVTPPAPPKTPVSEDKDTSIQNTYQVKPGDSLWKIANRFNLTIAELKVSNQLKSDTLYVNQVLKLKGEVKPESNPAPSAPDNSQEDTEIKETMIREAEQLMGIPYKWAGNTTSGFDCSGFVYYVLNKVTSVSRLSAAGYSSIMKPVSEPARGDFVYFTTYKAGPSHMGIYLGNGDFIHASGSQGITVSNLSNAYWKSHYLGAKRYF; from the coding sequence ATGAATCATAAAGTACTTGGATTGACGGTAACCGCAGTGGCAGGTGCTTCATTTTTTGCAACCGCTGCTTCTGCAGAGAGCGTAAAGGTAAAAAGCGGTGATTCGCTTTGGAAGATCGCGAATCAATACAAAATTTCCCAAAAGGCACTTAAAGAGGCCAATCAGCTGAAAAGCGACACGATTTTTGTTGGGCAGGTTCTTCAGATTCCAGGTACAGGAAATCAAAACCATAACGGCAGCGCAGAGCCGCATAAAGCACAAGCTGCACAAAATACATACAAGGTCTCTAAGGGAGACTCCCTTTGGCTGGTTGCCAGAAAGTACGGGATGACTGTTAATGAATTAAAAACTCTAAACGCACTCAAAAGAGATACAATTTTTCTTGGACAGGTTTTAAAAATTAATTCTAATTCTAATCCTGTGAAACCGGCGGTTACTCCGCCAGCCCCGCCTAAAACGCCTGTTTCAGAGGATAAAGACACGAGCATTCAGAATACATACCAGGTGAAACCAGGAGACTCTCTTTGGAAAATAGCTAATCGATTTAATTTAACCATCGCTGAATTAAAGGTCTCAAACCAGCTGAAGAGCGACACACTTTATGTAAATCAAGTACTTAAGCTAAAAGGCGAGGTAAAGCCAGAATCCAATCCAGCTCCCTCTGCCCCAGATAACAGCCAAGAAGACACAGAAATAAAAGAAACGATGATTAGAGAAGCCGAACAATTGATGGGGATTCCATATAAATGGGCTGGCAATACTACTTCAGGTTTCGATTGCAGCGGATTTGTCTATTACGTGCTGAATAAAGTAACTTCGGTATCCCGTCTCAGCGCTGCGGGCTACTCCAGTATCATGAAGCCAGTTTCGGAGCCTGCCAGAGGAGATTTCGTATATTTCACCACTTATAAGGCAGGACCTTCGCATATGGGAATTTACTTGGGTAACGGTGATTTCATCCACGCCAGCGGATCTCAGGGAATTACTGTCTCTAATTTATCCAATGCATATTGGAAAAGCCATTATCTTGGAGCTAAGCGCTACTTTTAG
- a CDS encoding MFS transporter, with product MWKNKNVWIVLAGEFIAGLGLWMGIIGNLEFMQTYIPSDFLKSLLLIAGLLAGVAVGPMAGRMIDSRSKKKVLIVSGIGRMLSVFFMFAAISYGSVWLMLLFLIGIQISAAFYFPALQAAIPLIVKEQELVQMNGVHMNVATLARVIGTALAGILLAYLSLSMLYAMSMAAYGVLLFATFFLKFEEDEKSIQNRNGKQGGFLEVMPILKASPIALTALVLTIIPMLFIGGFNLMVINISELQDSTAVKGLLYTVEGLSFMLGALFVKKLSDRYNHVALMILFSFVTSIAHLSLFFSDHFWMSLVSFGLFGLSVGCFFPIASTIFQTRIEKEYHGRFFSFRNMLDRIMFQVVLLGTGLLLDTIGLQYMVVVFGAGSLALVLIYGSSQLRNLGKQDDTISFSEQKKASS from the coding sequence ATGTGGAAAAATAAAAATGTTTGGATTGTTTTAGCCGGGGAGTTCATTGCCGGTCTTGGTTTGTGGATGGGAATCATCGGAAATCTGGAATTTATGCAGACCTATATTCCTTCCGATTTCTTAAAATCACTTTTATTAATAGCAGGACTTTTAGCAGGTGTGGCTGTAGGTCCGATGGCCGGCAGAATGATTGACAGCCGGTCAAAAAAGAAGGTTCTTATTGTTTCAGGAATTGGACGAATGCTCAGCGTATTCTTTATGTTTGCAGCCATTTCCTATGGCTCTGTCTGGCTTATGCTCTTATTTTTAATTGGCATTCAAATCTCTGCAGCCTTTTACTTTCCTGCTCTGCAGGCTGCCATCCCATTAATTGTTAAAGAACAGGAACTGGTCCAAATGAATGGTGTTCACATGAATGTCGCCACTCTTGCCCGGGTCATCGGAACGGCACTCGCCGGTATCCTTCTCGCTTATTTAAGCCTGAGTATGCTATATGCCATGTCCATGGCGGCTTATGGAGTTCTTCTATTTGCCACATTCTTTCTGAAGTTTGAAGAAGATGAAAAAAGCATTCAGAATCGTAATGGCAAACAGGGGGGATTTTTGGAGGTAATGCCGATTTTAAAAGCCTCTCCCATCGCGCTGACTGCCCTGGTACTGACCATTATTCCCATGCTCTTCATTGGCGGCTTTAACCTCATGGTTATTAACATTAGCGAGCTGCAGGACAGCACAGCTGTAAAGGGACTGCTTTACACTGTGGAAGGACTAAGTTTCATGCTGGGAGCCTTATTTGTTAAAAAGCTGTCTGACCGTTACAACCATGTAGCGTTAATGATTTTGTTCTCTTTTGTAACCTCAATAGCTCATCTTTCGTTGTTTTTCAGTGACCATTTTTGGATGTCGCTCGTCTCGTTTGGCTTATTCGGATTAAGCGTCGGCTGTTTTTTCCCGATTGCTTCTACGATCTTTCAAACAAGAATTGAGAAGGAATATCATGGGCGCTTCTTTTCTTTCCGGAACATGCTGGACCGAATCATGTTTCAGGTCGTGCTTCTAGGAACAGGGCTTCTTCTTGATACCATCGGTCTGCAATACATGGTAGTTGTGTTCGGAGCAGGATCACTTGCTCTTGTGCTGATCTATGGCAGCAGCCAGTTGAGAAATCTGGGCAAGCAGGATGATACTATCTCATTTTCCGAGCAGAAAAAAGCCAGCAGCTGA
- a CDS encoding VWA domain-containing protein, whose product MRFIKFNDSQIDSFLFMELSDLAKTLSKNPELEMEYAPYSYLNPAENKIYLTHFWDHRPAEDQISGLKSDVYLHATGHVFHSSPQETDDFIKKTKRLSIPEFAKQLFSLLEDVRTEEIIKRERPGTKKFFKRRTEMYRMYFRSQLTIHLERNIRTDALFNALFLKLTAESPLETVPAINEDFERMLPFLQRELEYAYESAGTAQTAAIALRISETIEEFLEKDMLNTYFFLPEHGFEEGTGLTFKELKRTNKLDNDDSLELDRKEERDVHDQEMPTWHRETSKATDSFLQYDLEHGSKTDLMGNGLREGEDGDQAMGTVQGSARESKKHNYAQSEVLENRQDGNTNGSQNAFGKENKFAFAVQKTPDPSSAEHYQQYSGNKAIISHYQKKLKQMIQKTLEHKKTNPRTDLHTGRLGKKLLRWITDDNPRLFYKKQEPSIQIDAVFTLLVDCSASMHDKMDDTKLGITLFHEALKSVGVVHQVTGFWEDTNAASAVSQPNYFHRVIPFRNSLNKSSGPAIMQLNPEEDNRDGFAIRHMTRELSARQEKQKFLIVFSDGEPAAMDYEQKGIVDTHEAVIEARKRGIEVINIFLSNGEAEESQVKTIQNIYGKFSIIVPNVSDLPDVLFPLLRKLLKKSIQSL is encoded by the coding sequence ATGAGATTTATAAAATTCAATGATAGCCAAATTGATTCCTTCCTTTTTATGGAACTGTCAGATCTTGCAAAAACGCTCTCTAAAAATCCGGAACTGGAGATGGAGTATGCTCCGTACTCTTATTTGAATCCAGCTGAAAATAAAATCTATCTGACCCATTTTTGGGATCACCGGCCTGCTGAAGATCAGATTAGCGGGCTGAAAAGTGATGTTTACCTTCATGCTACAGGGCACGTTTTTCACAGCAGCCCTCAAGAAACGGATGATTTTATTAAGAAGACAAAAAGACTATCAATTCCTGAGTTTGCGAAGCAGCTTTTTTCACTGCTTGAAGATGTCCGAACCGAAGAAATCATCAAGAGGGAACGGCCGGGTACAAAGAAGTTTTTTAAACGCCGCACAGAAATGTACAGGATGTATTTCCGCTCTCAGCTGACCATTCACCTTGAGCGGAATATTAGAACGGATGCACTGTTTAATGCGTTATTTTTGAAACTAACTGCTGAATCTCCGCTAGAGACGGTCCCGGCTATAAACGAAGATTTTGAAAGAATGCTGCCTTTTCTTCAAAGGGAGCTTGAATATGCTTATGAAAGTGCAGGCACAGCTCAGACTGCAGCTATTGCTCTCAGAATTAGTGAAACCATAGAAGAATTCCTGGAAAAGGATATGCTCAATACATACTTTTTTCTTCCTGAACATGGTTTTGAAGAGGGGACAGGACTTACCTTTAAGGAGCTGAAAAGAACAAACAAACTGGATAATGATGATTCTCTTGAGCTTGACCGTAAAGAAGAAAGGGACGTCCATGACCAGGAAATGCCGACGTGGCACAGGGAGACAAGCAAGGCGACAGACAGTTTTCTTCAATATGATCTCGAACACGGTTCCAAAACGGACTTAATGGGAAATGGTCTGCGAGAAGGTGAGGACGGGGATCAGGCCATGGGGACCGTGCAAGGATCGGCCAGAGAATCGAAGAAACATAATTATGCCCAATCAGAGGTTCTTGAAAACCGGCAGGATGGAAACACAAACGGCAGCCAGAATGCATTTGGCAAAGAAAATAAGTTTGCTTTTGCAGTCCAAAAAACACCGGACCCTTCTTCTGCTGAGCACTATCAGCAATACAGCGGGAATAAAGCCATTATTTCTCATTACCAAAAAAAATTGAAGCAGATGATTCAAAAAACACTTGAGCACAAAAAGACCAATCCAAGAACAGATCTTCATACCGGAAGACTTGGCAAAAAACTGCTGCGGTGGATCACAGACGATAATCCCAGACTTTTTTATAAAAAGCAGGAGCCTTCGATCCAAATAGATGCGGTCTTTACTCTATTAGTCGACTGTTCTGCATCTATGCACGATAAAATGGATGACACCAAGCTTGGCATAACCCTTTTTCATGAAGCACTGAAATCAGTAGGAGTCGTTCATCAGGTAACGGGGTTCTGGGAGGATACGAATGCTGCATCTGCAGTCAGCCAGCCTAATTATTTTCACCGCGTCATTCCATTCCGCAATTCGTTAAACAAGAGTTCAGGTCCTGCCATCATGCAGCTGAATCCTGAAGAAGATAATAGAGATGGCTTCGCAATCCGTCATATGACGAGGGAGCTGTCGGCCAGACAGGAAAAACAAAAGTTTTTGATTGTTTTTTCTGATGGAGAACCGGCTGCAATGGATTATGAACAAAAAGGAATTGTAGATACGCATGAAGCGGTCATTGAGGCACGTAAAAGAGGAATTGAAGTAATCAACATTTTCCTGTCCAATGGGGAGGCAGAGGAAAGCCAGGTTAAAACCATTCAGAACATTTATGGAAAATTCAGCATCATAGTGCCGAATGTCAGTGATTTGCCGGATGTCCTGTTTCCTCTTTTGAGAAAGCTTTTGAAGAAAAGCATTCAAAGCCTGTGA
- a CDS encoding superoxide dismutase family protein, whose product MSRIGKAGILLLMAISLYGCSNGMSEHHHPEAKGLETAAEKTVKEIKVSMITSKGEPAGKAVISETIKGVNVHLEGVNLPPGKRAIHIHETGSCKKPDFSSAGGHLNPFTKKHGFLNPHGPHAGDIPNITIGSDGKITADVTAPLAEFSQLLDEDGSALVIHEKEDDYKTDPAGNAGARIACGVVNKENQSM is encoded by the coding sequence ATGAGCAGAATAGGTAAAGCTGGAATCCTTTTGCTGATGGCAATATCTCTGTATGGATGCTCGAACGGAATGAGCGAGCATCACCATCCGGAAGCAAAGGGACTGGAAACTGCAGCTGAAAAAACAGTTAAGGAAATTAAGGTGTCTATGATCACTTCAAAAGGAGAGCCTGCCGGAAAAGCCGTTATTTCAGAAACAATAAAAGGTGTAAACGTTCATCTTGAAGGAGTGAATCTTCCCCCCGGCAAAAGGGCGATCCATATTCACGAAACAGGATCATGTAAGAAGCCAGACTTCAGTTCAGCTGGGGGACATTTAAATCCATTTACTAAAAAGCATGGATTCCTAAATCCGCATGGACCCCATGCAGGAGACATACCGAACATCACCATTGGTTCAGACGGGAAGATTACTGCAGATGTAACCGCACCTCTTGCCGAATTTTCACAGCTGCTTGATGAAGATGGAAGCGCTCTAGTGATTCACGAGAAAGAAGACGATTATAAAACCGATCCGGCCGGTAATGCGGGTGCTAGAATTGCCTGTGGTGTGGTGAATAAAGAGAATCAATCAATGTAA